The genomic interval ttacatagaTAAAACACCATACTTTAGCCAATCCACACAAgcattttcataaatttcaaaCAGTAAAACAACTAGATAAACAAAATGATAagataaagagagaaaaagaggtTACCAATGGGGTTGACGTTGCCCCAATAAGTCTCAACCTGGGGATGCTGGAGAGGATCACCATAGACTTCGCTGGTGCTTGTGAGAAGGAAACGGGCGCCCACGCGCTTAGCGAGTCCGAGCATGTTCAGAGTTCCTACCACGTTCGTCTTGTGCGCTATTTCCGTTAAGAAATCCCATTCtcgctttttctttttaattcaatCTTTTTTGTtgtcttaaataaaaaaaaatggttttttttttaatgatgataataataataaagcaacATCCGTTATCGATCCTAAAACAAAGTACCAACCACCGAAACGTATTCATCAAGATTCAAGACCAACGATTTCTTAAAATCGAAAAAAAGGAAACGTTGGAATTAAGTAAATATCTCAATAAATAACCCATtcgatttgaagaaaaatgatggaaaaaacaaaccacataaacaacaaaaaaaaccacagaaaatccaaaaaataaaaataaaaatcaaacgaaaatgagaaaaaaagagggaaaatttggggaaaaaagtAGAGAAAGACGATGATCTCATCTGGAAGGATATGATCGTCTTGACGGGATTGAACTTGTAATGAACTGGAGAAGCAGGGCAAGCGAGATGATAGATCTGATCGACCTCGAGAAGCAATGGCTCCACAACGTCATGGCGGATCAGCTCGAAGTTAGGGTTTCCGAAGTGATGCATGACGTTCTCCTTCCTCCCTGTGAAGAAGTTATCAACGACGATGACGTTATCACCTCTCGCCATCAACCGATCCACGAGATGGCTCCCAACAAACCCCGCACCACCGGTGACGACGATCCGAAGCCCCTTGCGCTTCAGCCCTAGCGGGATCTTCGCCCCGACGGAAAGCCGCCGTTCCGGGTACGATGCGACGGTTCGGGGGACGACGGCGAGGGTAGAGATGGCTGCAGCggtggagaaggaggaggaggaggaggagggggaggaggagaagagagtGAAGAAGAGGGTCGCGATGGCCATGCCGATGAGGACGAAGAGAAGGCGTTGCTCGCGGAGGAGGTAGCGTAAAAGGCCCGGCCATGGCTTGGAAGGCTTCGGCGAATAGGGGCCGGAGGTGGAGCTCTCCTGCTCCGGCTCCGTCTCCGGCTCGGCGGCGCCGCCGCGGAAAATTAGCTCGGAGGCCATGGAATCCGATCAGAGGGAcctaaaagtaaataaaaatctttCGAGGGGGTTTAGTGTGAGAAAAATGGAACGAGTGCCGAAGTGGTGACCGGGTTTGAAGGAAGACGAGGgattaaataagaagaagagatggGAGTGGTATGATGTGCCGCTGGTGTAGGTTAAGTGTAGATTGATCAAGACTGTGATAGCCGTCCGATCACTTTTTGGGTGACTTTTTCCCGCGTGCCCGTTAACCCGATTAGAAATGTCGTGTTCGGGTTCGGATCTTGAGTTCCGGAGGATTTAACCCGAATCCGATAAGGCTAATTATTGGggagttattatttttattttttatggtagGTGTTTAAGagtactaataaatttttaatccaattattttgttggtttaactgcatttagaaaaaaaaaatatttcagtacgaattttggaaataaagattttattaattgtCCAAAAAGTTTAATACTAATTAAGgagtaattaatttgaaaaataatacatgcaattgaagaaaaaaaatggtgaatggGTAGACCAGGGGTGAATCCCGGGGTAAATAGTACTATTAtggtactatatatatactataaaataCAGTACTATTAATTCACTGTTCACAGGTCCCTTATAAGGATGATATAATTTTCCTCCTCTTCAAAGTTGCATGACAAAGAAGATTTAATGACTTATTAACTCGGTTTGGCTCgtgaaatattttttgagatctgcctgagttaataaatttttaaaaaaatgctttaAGCTATGATAAGCCGTGCATGCATCATACATATCTGTCTCTGACACTCTTTTGTGAAAGCGGAATTTGTTGTCTTCGGAAATCTTGTCAATTGAATAAGTCAAATTTAGTCTagaaatttaattgatataaatgtATTATGAACATAAAAATTAGGCAAGAAAAACATTGAAAGCTATGAGACCTAGTGGCGGTGTATTGTGGGATGTTtatatcttttctttatttttaattgattgtttatcacttttttcattgaaaataaataaatagatgcaCATGTTTTTAATAATCTTAATTCATTCGTTTGGAACGTGACCAGAGAATGGACGTCCAACACCAGCAAGTCTACGGTGGACTTGTCAACGCggatattttttttcacatataaaaATGGTATCCCAAACAAATGGAAGGTTGTGATTGGttgataatataataaaacaaataattctaacaactaaaattatataatagtaAACATAATCACTGGGATTTGAGAGAGGCTTTAAATGGtggaataaaaattaagaaggtTAAAGTTTTGACCTAAGTTGTGAAGGAGATGGGGTGGATTGAAATCGGACGGTGGAGGAGGAGGGGGGCCCACTAAAGGTTGGTGGGGTTTGTGGGGCATGGACGGCTGAGATCTTGTGTTTAGTACAAGACTAGGGTAGGGTGTTTTCAGAGACGCTACTCAAATGGGGACGGTCTGAAAGGGCATGACTTGGAATGTGTTGTATTTAAGCTGTATATTAGTTAGTTAGCAGCCATTGATGAATGTAGTGGTTCCTAAGTAtgagataattattatttattatatgtttctagaattaaaatttaaaaatggagGAAGTCTCATTTATATTTACACTTcagtaattttgttttaaataaaatagaaaaaatgttgtatttcctcataaatttatttttatcttgttaCCAACTACTAACAACCTCTTAAGCTATTGATACTCGATCCCTAAAATACAGATACTTATTAAAGCTTACTCCACATATGTGCACATTCAAAACTTCTTTTAAATAGGAGTACTCATTGCCTatttggtaatatatatatatatatatagttaccCACCCACtccctcttattttattttatgaaagtGACATTTCCATCATACAAATTAATATGTAAAagaatatttaaacgaaagtcCAAAAAAGAGACCATCTTCTTGAGCTTCAATCCATGAGGCAAAAGGTTgaacttttccttttctttccctGTATGGCTTAGTAAATCTATTACACAATCAAGGATGTAATTAATGGTGTAAGAGTATGAACCTAGGTTCATAGACATTGCCAATCAAAGTCAACTAATCCTCATTCTCCCCATTAACAATAAGGGAGGTAACATGAAAGAGTTTCATTTTGTATTCAACCACTAGGCATaaactattaatatatatgttcatTTCCCCACCATGCTCAGTCTTAAGTTTTTAAATTGCTAACCTAATACAACATTTGGCTTTTGAATCAAGCAAAGCACATgaaaagatattatatatatatgaacatttgATGATTAGAAAAGACCAAGAAATCTGTTAGTTAAGGATACATGGCCATGAAGAATAAGTGACATTGATTAGAGTCAAATCCAAGGAATAAGAATTGTTTCTATAGTCCTTATGTGGCCATGAATTTCCTCAAAGATTATCAACTTTTATAATGAAAAAAGCACACACAAAGGTTGGAAAGAGATGATGTTATGCTGTAGTTGTAGTGTGCACACCCAGGGGAGGCAGTGACACAAAAGTCACTGTCCCTTCAAATGTCTAAATCAAGCTTGTTGGAGATCTTGCCATTTTAGCTAATCTTGCAACCATCACAGACCTTTTCCTTAGCTTCTTTACATTTTGTACAATTCCCATTCCATTTTCCATGTGATTGATTatgagttttgtttttcatctccTTGttatatctatctatctatctatatatatatatatataatgattgtGTCTTAGAACATGATTGCTTTGTTGGTCAGCAAATGTTGTCAGCTATAGTGCATTTGTGAAAAGACACATTTTATCTTTCATTCTCTAAACCTATCTTATGAAAATACCTAAAGATCTTTTCAATAATCAAAGGGGGAAAATAGTTATTGACTCCCcaccacaaaaaataaaacacacttCCTATCACTTTATTATTAACTAagatatctatttattttgacaCAATTTTGTTATTTGGGGGATCATTCAGGTAAACAAAACATAGTAAGGACCTTTAGATAATTAAACCTTGCCAAAAACTACAATAGGAGTAATCAAAAAAACATTCAGGACATGAACTACAATGACCTCTGAATCTCTTAAGACATTTTAATGtgcatttttgaaagaaaacaaacaagaagatTCCACACATTTAGGTACATTGGGTACCACAGCAATTAAAGTATGGTTAGTTTTAAGTGGACTTCAAGCATGCAAAAAGTACTGGCCAATAGGCTATGGTCATTGTCCTGCACCCAACTATCATGCTAATAGTCAAGACTTTATGCCAAATCTCTTAAACTTCACACAACCCTCAGCAATTGGGTGGTTAAATGCTTAACCACCATGGTAATGTGCACTTTTGTGAGTGGTTTTAGAAAAAAACAGCAGCATAATGTTGTCTATCTAGAACAACTAATGTACAGCTGAGTTTGATAGGGAGGGGGAGGGAATGTCCTATGAACAGTTGAATTCTTACCAAACAAGGACCAAATGATTTATGATAGAAAAGATCAACACCAATCAAAGgaattattataagaaataaatgcaCATATGAGAATTTGATAATGAGATGACATCCATGTGACAATCTCTTCAAATTCAGGTTGATAATTATAATAGAACTCATCagtgtttttcttctttgctAATGCTGTCAGTTCTATTGATGTCATTATACTCATGGGTGACaatcaaaagttaaaacatAATGATATGAACTCAAATGCATTAAAGAAGGAAACAAGGTAACAGTAAATCaagaattatataattattaatgcTAACTCAAGTTAACAAGGACAGGATGCAAAAAGTCAAGCAATTTAAATATGAGAAGAAACAGGTAGAACGGGATATTTTAGCTAAATGTAagtataaaaatttcaataatattGATCTAAAAGTCCAAATGAGTAAATGCAAGGTTGTCTGTATAGTGTATATACCTAAGTCAGATATGCACTTCAATGAAGATCAATATGTATGTGCACAGAATTGTTTATATCATGCATAGAAAAAGATAGGAAGTATGTTCTATGGTAACATGTTACAATTTAAGTTGTTATAAGCCTTACAAGtagaatcatcatcatcataagaATATTAAACAGTTAACTGCATGCTTTCAATGCGGTAAACCATTTCAAACAGAACAAAGCTATTTCAAGGAAAATTAGTTAAATAAGAGATACAGAGATTTAATGCCAAAATGAAAcagctttcattgtttaatcttCAGAAATAAGGCTTGTCAAATGCACTCACCACCAGACTAGCCTTTGCTTCAGTAGATCTTGTAGCATGTCTGCTGATAATCTcactatatattttatgttacaAGAGCCCTGAGTGATTGGAAAGAGGACATAATGAAAAGTCAAGGAGATGTAGTAACTAAAAGCAAATAAAGAGCCTTTATTGAAGTTTCTCTATAAGCTTAGgaaattttattgtaaaaaaggTATACCTTCAAAAGTAAGCAAGTCATTTAGCCACTTGCTTCACAGAAGTTACCTTGGATAAAAGGGTAGACCTCTTTTGAGAAAAGGAGGAATAATACTTTTATCTGTCAGTATCTTCGGAAATCTTTTGGAGGCTTGAAGTTGATTGGATGAGTTTCTGGGGTAGCTGTTGGATCTTCTTTCCACATCTTAATAGTTTTGTCAGCTTCACATGTCACAAGCCTAGAGCCACTTCTATCATATGAAAGGGCATAAATGCATGCTTCACTGTCCAGTGACCCTGAGAGAAATTATAGCATTGTTAACTATTAACTTGATTATCCTTCTAAGTATTCTAAGCAATGCCAAATCTGGACAAAAGTTTAATTAGTGCATTCTTACCAGGCTGGACAATGGTCTGGCCTTGCTGGAAATTATGGCCACTCTTCCAATCCCAGAACCACAAGCTCCCATTGTCACCTTCATGAGAAGGAACAGCTTTGTTAGCTATTAACTTATATGCGCAAACATTCTCAGCCAAATTAAAGTATGATTTGCAGAATGCTTAGAGTATATAATTCACAAGGCTAGCCACTTGACTAGTTCTATGGATCTGAATTGATTTAGCAGATGATTGCGTATTTACCTCCAGTGGCCAGGACACCATCCTCATTTACTGCCATTGagtttattattgttttctgcTGGGACCTGTACAAAAAAATGTTCACATTGCAATTCTACATGCAAAAGTAATTATATTCACACAGGCTCAAACTATTTAAGAAACCAGATTTAGTAGGCAATGTACcagagacatttccaaaattcattatttaagcctaaacatgaaaaactgcataaaaacaacaataaaagtaACTGGGTGATATAAACCTAATTAGACCAACAGTTCATGCCTTCTACATGTTCCCATTCTTTGGCCTACTTCTCCTACAGCCTCCTTAAAGGTCAAAACCCATTATACCATTGAGAAATTCAGCTGCAAAGCAACAAAATTCTCCTCTTTGTATTTGCTTAGGTAAGATGCTTTGATATTACAAAACAACAATGTCCTAGCGGATTAGAATAATTAGTGGACTAATAATGAATTATAAATCACAAAAGTTCATGGAAATAACACGAAACTAACAATCTAACCATTCGGGTATGTACCCAatcagggaaaaaaaattgCCCTACATTAAGCCTGAGTGATGCACAGCTTAATTAGTTGGTTTATAATGCAATTAACCCATGACTGCATGTAACTTGGGAATTTTTGGCAGGCCACATCTCCAATGCCATTGCCAAATTGAAGAATCAACTAATAGAACACCCCATTTTCTATTGCATACTATGTGTGGCAGTCATCCATTGCTGGTATCCCATAGAAGGTACACCTAAAGTAACAAGGCCTCAGATTTACCTTTATGGTATTAACACAAGCAGGCACAATGATAGTTATTATTTTCCCTACTTGATCCCTGTTATCCTTGTAATTACATTGCTTCAGTAGCAGGAAAGAGCAGGTGCTGAAGATTTTAAATACAGAATCAAAATTCTGAACATACTGTGGTTCTGCATACCATGCCTAACTGTTGATATATAAGCTTGAGTAGCTTATGAATGATGAATGATTGTTAATGTCACTCCCTACTTCAATGTATCATTAAATTCTTTTCATTCAAGAAAAGATAATAGATTATGAGAGTAGTCACATAGCGCAccaaaacatgtatatatatactgcaaaaggcagtcacaaaaaaatcatgatcATCTCAAAATAGAGTTTATGCTTTACTGGGATAAGGATTCATAAAAATGCCAATATTTATCGAACCTACACCAAGAATCCAAGTTCATAATTATGTCCTTGAAAAAGAAATATCATCATCCTATCACTGAAGTACGAAAAGTTGAGAAtgagtcatatttataaaattacaaatgcCTTAACGAAACCCAAACAAATTCAAGAAATATGTCAGTATGTTAAACTCATCATGGTATTTTCTCGTTAAAGGCCCTCAGTTAACAGTTTGCCTGTTGCCATGTGGGGTAAATGCGATTGTCAGAGCAAGTTCATCCATTGAGTTACTTGTAATTCATTTTAccatatttatgattttctacTCTCCTGATCTTATTGATATATAAATAGCAAACATGGAAATTGAAGAGATGATGTTGTGCAATGTACAGATTAGCATAAATGTTTTGTGCTTCTGCAGCAAAATATCAAGAAGAAATGatcaaaaatgaaaagttgggtgaaattttctttttaaaacttCATGCCAAGCCAGCAGAACATTTAGTTATCGGAGCATCAAGCAGCTGTAACTGTTGAAAGTCTCTTGATTCAGAAGTGTGGAATCAAGGATATATTAGGTTTGAAACTCCCAGGTTCCAGACACAGAGATCTCGCCTAAGTTTTATATGAACTCATACAAATTCAAGCAACGGACAAAAAAGGAAGAGTAATAATATGCATCAGTTAACACTCACAGCATATTGTGCAAAAATTCCCCTTTTGGAAGGTTGAATTTCTTTATGTTGTCTGCCGATGCTGATGCAAAAGTTTGCCTGGCAAAAGAGAAGACAACAAGtaaatacaatttaatatatCAATGGCCATTAAATGAAACATTTATCCACAAAATTTGGGAAACACACTCTTTGGGATGCAATGCCATAGCACGGACAGATTTCTTGTGATGGGTGAGAGTTGCCATGGTCTTTCCTGTGAAAAGGTAACATTCCCATCTTCAGATGACATGGAGAACAGTACGAAGGATAAAGGTGAAAAATAAGCATTGACAAGTAGTTAAAGGGAAACAAATAATCACCAGCCACAAGATCCCAAAATTTAATTGTTGTGTCATGAGAGCCAGTTACAACCTGTGGATCCTGAAAAAAGGCATTTGGAGTTTCACATACAAGAGAAGTCAAATTTTATGTCATATTTCCTGAAGACCAAGAGACatcttacaaaaataaaaaatatttttaaaaaattataacattaattaaaattaaagatatacAATAAAATCTTTCtgaaattaaatgaattttctTAAAAACCTTATTTTTAAAGGTTTAGCATAGAAACCAAATGTCAGAAAAGGGGTTGCTTTTGCCCTGAActgaaatcaaaaccaaaatttaaaatcataaatcTACAAGACTCAGCCCATCAAGGTGGGCACATGTCTACATATCATAGCTGCCATAAGACCAAACATGCAAccacatttaataaaataattggatATACAATCGACCGATCAGATTACACGGATATGCTTTAACCAATCTCGATTTAATATCACCTATTTAGTTCATATTGTATAATTACATATAATGATGTTgggtttaaaaacattaattttgaagctaacataataaaaaaatatgttcctCACGAGAAAGAAGTTTGCATACCGTAGGTCGTGCAAAAACTGAACAAACAGTGTTATCATGCCCAGATAAAGCACAAACCATTGCCTTAGTACGAATATCCCATACCTGTCAATAGCATCAGAGAAACAATATTGAGATCATTGTTCAATTTACTCCATCACTTTCAGAATATAGAAGGATTCCCAGAAAAGATATAAGGTGTGAAAACAAATTTCATACCCGGCATACAGAATCCCGACCTCCAGTCAATAAAACATCAATAGTTGGATGAAGAGCTAAACAATACACACCACTAAGATGCCCATGATAAGATC from Dioscorea cayenensis subsp. rotundata cultivar TDr96_F1 chromosome 7, TDr96_F1_v2_PseudoChromosome.rev07_lg8_w22 25.fasta, whole genome shotgun sequence carries:
- the LOC120265418 gene encoding LOW QUALITY PROTEIN: UDP-glucuronic acid decarboxylase 2-like (The sequence of the model RefSeq protein was modified relative to this genomic sequence to represent the inferred CDS: deleted 1 base in 1 codon), with the translated sequence MASELIFRGGAAEPETEPEQESSTSGPYSPKPSKPWPGLLRYLLREQRLLFVLIGMAIATLFFTLFSSSPSSSSSSFSTAAAISTLAVVPRTVASYPERRLSVGAKIPLGLKRKGLRIVVTGGAGFVGSHLVDRLMARGDNVIVVDNFFTGRKENVMHHFGNPNFELIRHDVVEPLLLEVDQIYHLACPASPVHYKFNPVKTIKTNVVGTLNMLGLAKRVGARFLLTSTSEVYGDPLQHPQVETYWGNVNPIGVRSCYDEGKRTAETLTMDYHRGAKVQVRIARIFNTYGPRMCIDDGRVVSNFVAQALRKEPLTVYGDGKQTRSFQYVSDLVEGLMRLMEGDHIGPFNLGNPGEFTMLELAKVVQETIDPNAKIMFQENTQDDPHKRKPDISKAKELLGWEPKIPLRKGLPLMVTDFRKRIFGDQSTTSTSGSSTSTS